In Bacteroidota bacterium, the genomic stretch CCGGCCAACATAAGGATATAATTTTCTTTGCCAAACACAAAACTGCGTGGTCCGTTCACACTTTTGGTTTCTTTAGTAGTGGTGGTTTTAGTTTCTTTTGACATTGTGATAATTATTTCAAGTTCAATATTAATACAATCGTTCCACTTGCATGCGCAAATATTTGCGGGTTACAAAGGTACTGCTTATAAGGGTAAGCAAAAAGGCAAAAAGAGCCAACGCCCCTCCTACCATTGCATACTCAAGCCAGTTAAGATAAGTTACCAGCTCTTGTTCATACATATAAAAGCCATACACCACAACGCCCAACAGCAATAATGCTATAAGAGTGCCGTATAGGCCGTGTACAATGGCTTTCGCCACAAAAGGCTTCATAATAAAACCATCGGTGGCACCCACCAGTTGCATGGTTTTTATTGAAAAACGCTGAGAAAACAATCCCAAGCGTATTGTGCCGTTAATCAGTGTTACTGAAACCAACAAAAAGATGATGCAGAGAGCCAGCAAAATGCCGCCAATTTTGCTCACGTTTTCGTTAATCTTATCCAGCAAGTTGGCTTTGTAAACAATATCGCGTACAGAGGTATATTCAAGCAACGAGGTTTTTACCTCAATCAAATTAGTTTCAGAAGCAAACTCCGATTTAAAATACACCCTCAACTCGCTACCTAACGGATAATACCCGATAGTACTCACAAAATCCTTCCCTATTTCATCAGAAAATGCTTTGTTCACAGCCACCTTATCAAGGTACTGCACACTTTTCACCTTCTGGTTTCCTTCAATAGCCGTTTTTATTTTCTGCACTTCGGCTTCGTCGGCATCAGGCTTAAACATCACGGTCATCTCTACATTCTCAAGCAGCGCTATCGACTGCTTGCGTGCTGTAAACAGCACCACCAGCAGCAACCCAAGCATAAAAAGTACCATTGCAATACTGATTACCGTAGGGATGGCCGATGAACCCGATGTTTTGTTTTTACCCATTATATATTATAAACGCAGATAGTGCGAAAATAATACTAAATGTAACGTATGCAAAAGCACAAAGACAGTTGTGGGTTATTTGTGGTTAAGTTACCTCGTTTACTCTTACCGCAACAGGCGTATAAAGCATACCGGATAAACCGCCGGACCCGTATATGGAGAACAGAATTATTTATACCCCCATTAAACAATGGGCACAAGAAGACCGCCCCAGAGAAAAATTAATGTTGCACGGAAAAGGCACCTTATCACAGGCTGAACTGCTGGCAATACTGATAAGTACAGGTACTAAATCCAAGTCGGCGATTGATTTGGCCAGAGAAATTTTAAAAAAATGTGGCGACGACATCAACCATTTGGCAAAAATGTCCGTTAAAGAGTTGGTAAAGATTGACGGAATTGGCGAAGCAAAGGCAATTAGCATTGTTGCAGCCATTGAATTGGGAGGAAGAAGGCAAATAGCCGAGGTGAAGCAGAAAAAATCAATTGGGCACAGCAAGGACATATACGACCTGTTTAAACCCAAACTGGCCGATTTGATGCACGAGGAGTTTTGGATATTGTTGCTAAACCAAGGACTGAAAATAATTGGTGAACGACAGGTGAGCGAGGGAGGAATGACAAGCACGGCAGTTGATGCCCGTAAAATATTCAGGCTGGCAATTGACGAAGGGGCGGCCAGTATTGCACTGGCGCATAACCACCCTTCGGGCAGTTTAAAACCCAGCAACGAGGATATTTTGCTAACCAACCGTCTGAAAGAAGCAGGCAAGCTATTGGATGTGAAAGTTATCGACCATGTAATAGTTGCCGAAACAGGTTTTTATAGCTTTGCTGATGAGGGAATGTTATAACTACAATGTTTAACGAATAAAACACCGTGCCTGCCGAAAGGTTAGGTATATTTGGAAAATGGTATATCATTAATTATTTTGCGCCACTTAATATTTTTGTGTGATGAAAAGAGCTACTACTAAAGTTTTACTTGCTTTTGCCTTACTTTTCGGAGGTGCTGCCTATGCACAACCGGGAGCCCCAACTCCGGCTTTCCCTGCCGACGGTGCTGTGAAAGTAGGCCTAAACGAAAACTTGATTTGGAACAACACATTTACAGTTGATAGTTTCAGGCTACAAATTTCTACAGATACGTCTTTTAATACCCTTGTATTGGATACAACACAAGGAGCAAACATTTTATACAAACTGCGCAAGGGTTTACTTTCAAACTACGTAAACTACTACTGGCGCGTACAAGGTATTGATATGATTGGTGCCGGCCCATGGTCAGCAAGAAGCACTTTCAGAACCATCGATAACTTGCCGTTGGCTCCAGCGTTGCTAAAACCAACCAACAACTTTAAAAACACTCCCGTATTCCCTGATTTTATATGGGCCAACGTTCCCCGTGCCATAAACTTCCAAATACAACTGTCGGCCACACAAGGCTTCACTGATACATTGCGTATCGACAGTGTACTAAACAGCGGTAAAAACGTTTTGGAATTCTCATACGATACCTTGAAAATAGGCACTACCTATTTCTGGCGCATGAGGTCAGAAAACGAAGCAGGATGGGGCGCATGGTCAAACGTGTTCAGCTTTGAAAGCTCGTTTTTCCCGCCAACAAAACCAAAATTACTTGCACCTGCTGATGGTTCGGTTAACCAATACCTTACCCCAACTTTTGATTGGACAACTTCAGACCAAACAACCCGCTACCGTATCATAGTTGCTACCGACCACAATCTTACTTCGATTGTTTACAGCGACTCTTCTGATAAAAACTCGGTATTGTGGTTCCAAGATAATAACAGGTTGCTAAACCCAAGCACTACTTACCACTGGACTGTAGCTGCCGGTAACGATGACAACTTCTACAGCCGTAACTCTGATACTTTCAGCTTTACCACAAGTGCTATTAACCCTCCTCAAAGGCCAGTTAACCTAACTCCAAAAACTGCCAGCGTACAACACTCACGCAGGCCAACGTTTACTTGGACTGAAACCGGCCCATACCCTGCTGATAGCTTCTATCTGCATATTTCTACATTCAACTCATTTACTGATACTGCCCGTTTAGTAGGTACCACTACCCCCACTTATACTATCCCAAACAACAGCCCAATAATGTTTGATAAAGTACATTACTGGCGTGTAGTTGCTAAAAACGACGGTGGTTTCTCTCCTTGGTCATACTACTGGAATTTGACAACTTCAATCAACAACCCTGATGTGAACGCTTTTACAGCTAAACTATATCCAAACCCTGCTACCACTTCAACTTCGTTTGAATTTGAATTGAAACAAGCACAAACCGTGCGCATAGCAGTAACAGATATCAGTGGCCGTGAAGTACTAGAAGTTTACTCAGGTAAACTTGACGCATCAAAACACAATATTGCCATTAACGTAGCTGAGCTACCTGCCGGTAACTATTACACAGTTATTTCAGGAGCTGACGCCATGCAGGCAATACCTTTCATCAAGCAATAAGTATTCGAATTTTAGCCATTAATAAAAAAGAGGGGGCATTAGCCCCCTTTTTTATTTATTCGGCATCATAATGGCATATACAAATACAGGTAGTGTAGCCTGCCATAAAAGCATTTTGCGACAATATGACTGTTTTAACTAACGCACAATTGTTTGCATACTATTTGCTACAGGTAATTACGTTACTATTATGAGGTGTTGATTAAGGGTAAATAACTTAATATATCCCTAAACCAATAAGCACACATTATTAGTTAGATTTGTTATACCACTAATTTGTATTAAGACGATGATGGAAGGTGATGATTTCTTAGGAGAAGATATCCAGTCAAATGCTGAACGATATGAGAGGATGTTGCAAAATAATGAGCCTGCCTTTTTTGACCCTGATGAGTTAGAGGAAC encodes the following:
- a CDS encoding FtsX-like permease family protein, yielding MGKNKTSGSSAIPTVISIAMVLFMLGLLLVVLFTARKQSIALLENVEMTVMFKPDADEAEVQKIKTAIEGNQKVKSVQYLDKVAVNKAFSDEIGKDFVSTIGYYPLGSELRVYFKSEFASETNLIEVKTSLLEYTSVRDIVYKANLLDKINENVSKIGGILLALCIIFLLVSVTLINGTIRLGLFSQRFSIKTMQLVGATDGFIMKPFVAKAIVHGLYGTLIALLLLGVVVYGFYMYEQELVTYLNWLEYAMVGGALALFAFLLTLISSTFVTRKYLRMQVERLY
- a CDS encoding JAB domain-containing protein gives rise to the protein MENRIIYTPIKQWAQEDRPREKLMLHGKGTLSQAELLAILISTGTKSKSAIDLAREILKKCGDDINHLAKMSVKELVKIDGIGEAKAISIVAAIELGGRRQIAEVKQKKSIGHSKDIYDLFKPKLADLMHEEFWILLLNQGLKIIGERQVSEGGMTSTAVDARKIFRLAIDEGAASIALAHNHPSGSLKPSNEDILLTNRLKEAGKLLDVKVIDHVIVAETGFYSFADEGML
- a CDS encoding T9SS type A sorting domain-containing protein, which encodes MKRATTKVLLAFALLFGGAAYAQPGAPTPAFPADGAVKVGLNENLIWNNTFTVDSFRLQISTDTSFNTLVLDTTQGANILYKLRKGLLSNYVNYYWRVQGIDMIGAGPWSARSTFRTIDNLPLAPALLKPTNNFKNTPVFPDFIWANVPRAINFQIQLSATQGFTDTLRIDSVLNSGKNVLEFSYDTLKIGTTYFWRMRSENEAGWGAWSNVFSFESSFFPPTKPKLLAPADGSVNQYLTPTFDWTTSDQTTRYRIIVATDHNLTSIVYSDSSDKNSVLWFQDNNRLLNPSTTYHWTVAAGNDDNFYSRNSDTFSFTTSAINPPQRPVNLTPKTASVQHSRRPTFTWTETGPYPADSFYLHISTFNSFTDTARLVGTTTPTYTIPNNSPIMFDKVHYWRVVAKNDGGFSPWSYYWNLTTSINNPDVNAFTAKLYPNPATTSTSFEFELKQAQTVRIAVTDISGREVLEVYSGKLDASKHNIAINVAELPAGNYYTVISGADAMQAIPFIKQ